From a region of the Streptomyces venezuelae genome:
- a CDS encoding SDR family oxidoreductase has translation MTGETRVGSRQGGGEAGRPLALVTGAGRSAGIASSVVLNLARAGWDVAFTYWTPYDARMRWGTEPGAPEELRAKVESSGARAHAVEADLSDPAVPARLFDGVEAALGNVTALVLCHCESVDSGLLDTTVESFDLHFAVNARATWLLIREYGLRFRGRHGSGRIVSLTSGHTVGNLPYGASKGALDRITTAAAHELAHLGVTCNAVDPGPTDTGWMGEEQQADLIRSTPLGRLGVPQDCANLVAFLCSPEGGWINAQLLRSDGGLG, from the coding sequence ATGACCGGTGAAACGCGTGTGGGGAGTCGGCAGGGTGGGGGCGAGGCGGGGCGTCCGCTCGCCCTGGTCACGGGGGCGGGGCGGTCGGCGGGGATCGCGTCGTCCGTCGTGCTGAACCTGGCGCGGGCCGGGTGGGACGTGGCCTTCACCTACTGGACCCCGTACGACGCGCGGATGCGGTGGGGCACGGAGCCGGGTGCGCCCGAAGAACTGCGGGCGAAGGTGGAGTCGTCGGGCGCGCGGGCGCATGCGGTCGAGGCGGACCTGAGCGACCCGGCCGTGCCGGCGCGGCTCTTCGACGGCGTCGAGGCGGCACTGGGGAACGTCACCGCGCTGGTGCTCTGCCATTGCGAGTCGGTCGACTCGGGCCTCCTGGACACCACGGTGGAAAGCTTCGACCTGCACTTCGCGGTGAACGCACGGGCCACCTGGCTGCTGATCCGGGAGTACGGGCTGCGGTTCCGCGGACGGCACGGCAGCGGCCGGATCGTCAGCCTGACCAGCGGCCACACCGTCGGCAACCTGCCGTACGGGGCGAGCAAGGGTGCGCTGGACCGGATCACGACGGCCGCCGCCCACGAGCTCGCCCACCTGGGGGTGACCTGCAACGCCGTCGATCCGGGACCCACCGACACCGGGTGGATGGGCGAGGAGCAGCAGGCGGACCTGATCCGTTCGACTCCCCTGGGACGCCTCGGTGTTCCGCAGGACTGTGCGAACCTCGTCGCGTTCCTCTGCTCCCCCGAAGGGGGCTGGATCAACGCGCAGCTGCTCCGGAGCGACGGCGGCCTGGGCTAG
- a CDS encoding SRPBCC family protein, whose amino-acid sequence MARRLRPVGLDFIDDAPVRLVFAADTAAPPEAVYRALATEVEGWPSWFGAVTLARPTHGGAGREVRLKGGVRFQETVMAADPERRYAYRVDTTNAPGVRALLEEWWLTPAGSGTHVRWTFAADGPAPFRLGLTAARPGLGHSFRTAVRALDRRLTARRAAGH is encoded by the coding sequence ATGGCTCGCCGACTCCGACCGGTGGGGCTCGACTTCATCGACGACGCGCCGGTCCGGCTGGTCTTCGCGGCCGACACCGCGGCGCCGCCGGAGGCCGTGTACCGAGCGCTCGCCACGGAAGTGGAAGGCTGGCCCTCCTGGTTCGGCGCGGTGACCCTGGCCCGCCCCACGCACGGGGGCGCGGGCCGCGAGGTCAGGCTGAAGGGCGGGGTGCGCTTCCAGGAGACCGTCATGGCCGCGGATCCCGAACGGCGTTACGCGTACCGGGTCGACACCACCAACGCCCCGGGGGTGCGGGCCTTGCTGGAGGAGTGGTGGCTGACCCCCGCCGGCTCCGGCACGCACGTCCGCTGGACCTTCGCGGCGGACGGACCGGCCCCGTTCCGCCTCGGCCTGACCGCCGCCCGCCCGGGCCTGGGCCACTCCTTCCGCACGGCGGTCCGCGCCCTGGACCGCCGGCTCACCGCCCGGCGCGCAGCGGGGCACTAG
- a CDS encoding maleylpyruvate isomerase family mycothiol-dependent enzyme — MEITEHVKTLAREGELLAEVAERAGTDAAVPTCPGWRVTDLLRHTGSVHRWATAYVAERRLEPVGFPDAPELVGGELLAWFREGHADLVRTLNEAPADVQCWTFLPTAPPSPVAFWARRQAHETTVHRMDAEAALGVLFSALEPGFAEDGVDELLTGFHARPRSRVRSAEPKVVRVRAADTGAVWTVHLSAAPARTVRGDTGEAADCELTGEAAWLYEALWNRLPLAGPGVTGDLELARLWTDTAGI; from the coding sequence ATGGAGATCACCGAACATGTGAAGACCCTCGCGCGCGAAGGCGAGCTGCTCGCCGAGGTGGCCGAACGCGCCGGTACGGACGCCGCGGTCCCGACCTGTCCGGGGTGGCGCGTGACCGACCTGCTGCGGCACACCGGCTCGGTGCACCGCTGGGCCACCGCGTACGTCGCGGAGCGGCGGCTGGAGCCGGTGGGCTTCCCGGACGCGCCGGAGCTGGTCGGCGGCGAGCTTCTGGCCTGGTTCCGGGAGGGCCACGCGGACCTGGTGCGGACCCTGAACGAGGCTCCGGCCGACGTACAGTGCTGGACCTTCCTGCCGACGGCTCCGCCCTCGCCGGTGGCGTTCTGGGCCCGGCGGCAGGCGCACGAGACCACCGTGCACCGGATGGACGCGGAGGCCGCGCTGGGCGTGCTGTTCTCAGCGCTGGAGCCGGGGTTCGCGGAGGACGGGGTGGACGAGCTGCTGACCGGTTTCCACGCGCGGCCGCGCAGCCGGGTGCGGTCCGCCGAACCGAAGGTGGTGCGGGTACGGGCCGCCGACACGGGCGCGGTGTGGACCGTACACCTGTCGGCGGCGCCGGCCCGGACGGTGCGGGGTGACACGGGTGAGGCGGCCGACTGCGAACTGACCGGCGAGGCGGCCTGGCTGTACGAGGCCCTGTGGAACCGGCTCCCGCTGGCGGGCCCGGGGGTGACGGGCGACCTGGAGCTGGCCCGGCTGTGGACGGATACGGCCGGGATCTGA
- a CDS encoding ROK family protein has protein sequence MNGNGAPPRVGDVTTPSASGAAARTRLERGRGALGPALELVHTGRAPTRAVLTAELGVTRATAGAVAAELEALGLIRVDSRPGGTGGTGGSGGAQGRPSHRLSVAEDGPVALAAQVHSDGFRAALVGLGGRIVATAPGKVTVSADPAQVLGAVVEAGAELLVQSGRRCVGAGLAVPSAVAEPDGTALNPLHLAWPAGSPVRAIFAECVKAAGIDGPALTGNDVNLAALAEHRHGAGRSAQHLLCVATGHRGVGGALVLDGRLHSGSSGLALEVGHLTVNPEGRACHCGSRGCLDVEADPLAFLTAAGRSPGPEVSLLQQARDLLRDEPAEPAVRAATEELIDRLGLGLAGLVNILNPDRIILGGLHRELLHADPERLRAVVADRSLWGRSGGVPILPCTLDHNSLVGAAELAWQPVLDDPLGALA, from the coding sequence ATGAACGGCAACGGGGCCCCGCCGCGGGTGGGGGATGTGACCACGCCTTCCGCGTCCGGTGCGGCAGCGCGGACCAGGCTGGAACGCGGTCGCGGCGCGCTCGGACCGGCACTGGAGCTCGTCCACACCGGCCGTGCTCCGACCCGCGCCGTGCTGACGGCCGAGCTCGGGGTCACCCGCGCCACCGCCGGAGCGGTCGCCGCCGAGCTGGAGGCCCTCGGGCTGATCCGCGTCGATTCCCGCCCGGGCGGGACCGGTGGGACCGGTGGGAGTGGTGGGGCCCAGGGCCGCCCCTCGCACCGGCTCTCCGTGGCCGAGGACGGCCCGGTGGCGCTGGCCGCCCAGGTGCACTCGGACGGCTTCCGCGCCGCCCTGGTCGGCCTCGGCGGCCGCATCGTGGCCACCGCCCCCGGCAAGGTCACCGTCTCCGCCGATCCGGCGCAGGTGCTCGGCGCGGTCGTGGAGGCGGGCGCCGAGCTGCTCGTGCAGAGCGGCCGCCGCTGCGTCGGCGCGGGGCTCGCGGTACCCTCGGCGGTCGCGGAACCGGACGGTACGGCCCTGAACCCGCTGCACCTCGCCTGGCCGGCGGGCTCTCCGGTCCGGGCCATCTTCGCGGAGTGCGTGAAGGCGGCCGGGATCGACGGCCCGGCCCTGACGGGCAACGACGTCAACCTCGCCGCCCTGGCCGAGCACCGGCACGGCGCGGGGCGCAGCGCCCAGCACCTGCTGTGCGTCGCCACCGGGCACCGCGGGGTCGGCGGGGCGCTGGTACTGGACGGCCGTCTGCACAGCGGGAGTTCGGGCCTGGCCCTGGAGGTCGGCCACCTCACGGTGAACCCCGAGGGGCGGGCCTGCCACTGCGGCAGCCGCGGCTGCCTGGACGTGGAGGCGGATCCGCTGGCCTTCCTCACCGCGGCGGGCCGCAGCCCCGGCCCCGAGGTGTCGCTGCTCCAGCAGGCCCGCGACCTGCTGCGGGACGAGCCCGCGGAACCGGCGGTACGGGCGGCCACGGAGGAGCTGATCGACCGGCTCGGGCTGGGCCTCGCGGGCCTGGTGAACATCCTCAACCCGGACCGGATCATCCTCGGCGGGCTGCACCGGGAGCTGCTGCACGCCGACCCGGAGCGGCTGCGCGCGGTGGTCGCGGACCGCAGCCTGTGGGGGCGCAGCGGCGGGGTGCCGATCCTGCCCTGCACGCTGGACCACAACAGCCTGGTCGGCGCGGCGGAGCTGGCCTGGCAGCCGGTGCTCGACGACCCGCTGGGGGCCTTGGCCTAG
- a CDS encoding alpha-ketoglutarate-dependent dioxygenase AlkB family protein gives MDGALFPRERTVIAPGAVHVPDWLGAGRQGRLLAACRAWARPPAGLRTVRTPGGGVMTARQVCLGLHWYPYGYARSAVDGDGAPVKPMPPWLAELGREAVTAAYGDPPEPGPESAYDIALVNFYDGDSRMGMHRDAEERSTAPVVSLSLGDTCVFRFGNTASRGRPYQDVELRSGDLFVFGGASRLAYHGVPKVLPGTGPRELGLTGRLNITLRVGGLG, from the coding sequence ATGGACGGGGCACTCTTCCCGCGCGAGCGGACCGTGATCGCTCCCGGCGCCGTGCACGTGCCGGACTGGCTCGGTGCCGGGCGCCAGGGCCGGTTGCTGGCGGCCTGCCGCGCGTGGGCCCGGCCGCCCGCCGGCCTGCGCACCGTACGTACCCCGGGCGGTGGGGTGATGACCGCCCGCCAGGTCTGCCTCGGCCTGCACTGGTACCCGTACGGGTATGCGCGCTCCGCCGTCGACGGAGACGGGGCACCGGTCAAGCCGATGCCGCCCTGGCTCGCCGAGCTCGGACGGGAAGCGGTGACCGCGGCCTACGGCGACCCGCCGGAGCCCGGACCGGAGTCGGCCTACGACATCGCGCTGGTCAACTTCTACGACGGCGACTCCCGCATGGGCATGCACCGCGACGCCGAGGAGAGGTCCACCGCGCCGGTGGTCTCGCTCAGCCTCGGTGACACCTGTGTCTTCCGCTTCGGGAACACCGCCTCGCGCGGGCGCCCGTACCAGGACGTCGAGCTGCGCAGCGGGGATCTGTTCGTCTTCGGCGGGGCGAGCCGGCTGGCCTATCACGGGGTGCCGAAGGTCCTGCCGGGCACGGGCCCGCGGGAGCTCGGGCTGACCGGGCGGCTGAACATCACACTGCGGGTCGGCGGGCTGGGCTGA
- a CDS encoding ATP-binding protein, whose protein sequence is MITHSRRHCVVELQALPSRIGQIRRIVSAQLRHWELDPLIDRAALGVTELLSNVHRHAQPDKTCTVEIELRLGRLTVSVIDSDPRLPVVHRTRAETLETCGRGLALVEALSEAWGARERPDGPGKAVWFSLTAAPARALPVRPVPLRATPVREPARAVLLAVDPAAVATGPPVASPVGAGPV, encoded by the coding sequence GTGATCACTCATTCCCGCAGGCACTGCGTCGTCGAACTGCAGGCCTTGCCGTCGCGGATCGGCCAAATCCGCAGAATCGTTTCTGCGCAACTGCGTCACTGGGAACTCGACCCGCTCATAGACCGGGCTGCGCTCGGTGTGACGGAACTTCTCAGCAACGTCCACCGCCACGCGCAGCCGGACAAGACCTGCACCGTGGAGATCGAACTGCGCCTCGGGCGGCTCACGGTCTCGGTCATCGACAGCGATCCGCGGCTGCCGGTCGTCCACAGGACGCGCGCGGAGACGCTGGAGACCTGCGGACGCGGGCTCGCCCTGGTGGAGGCGCTCAGCGAGGCCTGGGGGGCGCGCGAGCGGCCCGACGGCCCCGGGAAGGCGGTGTGGTTCTCGCTCACGGCGGCCCCCGCCAGGGCGCTGCCGGTACGGCCGGTCCCCCTCAGGGCCACGCCCGTACGAGAACCCGCGCGTGCGGTGCTGCTGGCCGTCGATCCGGCGGCGGTCGCGACCGGCCCGCCGGTGGCATCGCCGGTCGGCGCCGGGCCGGTGTGA
- a CDS encoding right-handed parallel beta-helix repeat-containing protein encodes MVQGTVQVTHGGTSRWRRRSGEYPTLTAALAVAGDGDVLTIAPGTYRENLVLDHAVTLRGPEGGAGSVRIAPLDGVALTLRASAVVQDLYLEGQDRATPALLVEDGCPELTDLRVSTHSAAGIEVRGAGARPLVRRCTVENPAGVGIAVLDGGGGVFEECEVVAAGQNGVSVRGGGRPRLERCRIHHATGAGIGVTGEGSGLEALGCEVYEVKGSGVQIAARATARLTDCSVHRTSADGVTLDTDAVLTLAGCDIHDIPENAVDLRSRSVLALSRTTVRRFGRNGLSVWDPGTRVDAESCEIHDSTGDYPAVWISDGATVSLDSCRVHDVPDALFVLDRGSRVDVVDSDLSQVRNTAVSVSDGATAQLDDCRIREAATGAWFRDHGSGGTLAGCTVDAVQTGVIVTKGADPTLERCTVTSPAEAGFYVSAGGRGTFTACRVTGSSGFGFHVMDGCRTTLTRCHTERCARGGYEFPEDGPTAEECTGDESGARLADRSAPGGVPARAGAGILTATGTQGPVDRPAQTPPPAVPRPADGAQGAPAAPARDSGEMLGRLDALVGLDSVKREVRALTDMIEVGRRRQQAGLKAASVRRHLVFTGSPGTGKTTVARLYGEILASLGVLERGHLVEVSRVDLVGEHIGSTAIRTQEAFERARGGVLFIDEAYALAPEDSGRDFGREAIDTLVKLMEDHRDAVVVIVAGYTAEMERFLTVNPGVASRFSRTITFGDYGPGELLRIVEQQAEEHEYRLGDGTSQALLTYFAELPKGPAFGNGRTARQTFESMVERHAGRVAQLAEPSTDELTLLFPADLPALPVQPAPC; translated from the coding sequence ATGGTTCAGGGCACGGTCCAGGTGACGCACGGCGGAACGTCGCGGTGGCGGCGCCGCTCCGGTGAGTATCCGACGCTGACCGCCGCGCTCGCCGTCGCGGGCGACGGGGACGTCCTGACGATCGCCCCCGGCACCTACCGCGAGAACCTGGTGCTGGACCATGCCGTCACCCTGCGCGGGCCCGAGGGCGGGGCGGGGTCGGTGCGGATCGCCCCGCTCGACGGGGTCGCGCTGACCCTGCGCGCCTCGGCCGTCGTCCAGGACCTGTATCTGGAGGGCCAGGACCGGGCGACGCCCGCCCTGCTGGTGGAGGACGGCTGCCCGGAGCTCACCGACCTGCGGGTGAGCACCCACTCCGCCGCCGGCATCGAGGTACGCGGCGCCGGGGCCCGGCCCCTGGTGCGGCGGTGCACGGTGGAGAATCCGGCCGGCGTCGGCATCGCCGTACTGGACGGCGGCGGCGGGGTGTTCGAGGAGTGCGAGGTCGTGGCCGCCGGTCAGAACGGCGTCTCGGTGCGCGGCGGCGGCCGGCCCCGGCTGGAGCGCTGCCGGATCCACCACGCCACGGGTGCGGGCATCGGGGTCACCGGCGAGGGCTCGGGCCTGGAGGCCCTGGGCTGCGAGGTGTACGAGGTCAAGGGCTCCGGGGTGCAGATCGCCGCGCGCGCCACGGCCCGCCTCACCGACTGCTCGGTGCACCGCACCTCCGCCGACGGGGTCACGCTCGACACCGACGCGGTGCTCACCCTGGCCGGCTGCGACATCCACGACATCCCCGAGAACGCGGTCGATCTGCGGTCCCGTTCGGTGCTCGCCCTCAGCCGCACCACCGTGCGGCGGTTCGGCCGCAACGGCCTGTCCGTATGGGACCCCGGGACCCGGGTGGACGCCGAGTCCTGCGAGATCCACGACAGTACGGGTGACTATCCGGCGGTGTGGATCAGTGACGGCGCCACCGTCTCCCTCGACTCCTGCAGGGTGCACGACGTACCGGACGCGCTGTTCGTGCTGGACCGCGGATCGCGCGTCGACGTCGTCGACAGCGATCTGTCCCAGGTGCGCAACACCGCCGTGTCCGTGAGCGACGGGGCCACCGCGCAGCTCGACGACTGCCGGATCCGCGAGGCGGCGACCGGAGCCTGGTTCCGCGACCACGGCAGCGGCGGCACGCTCGCCGGCTGCACCGTCGACGCCGTGCAGACCGGTGTGATCGTCACCAAGGGCGCCGACCCCACGCTGGAGCGGTGCACGGTCACCTCCCCCGCCGAGGCCGGTTTCTACGTGTCGGCGGGCGGCCGGGGCACCTTCACGGCGTGCCGGGTGACCGGCAGTTCCGGCTTCGGCTTCCACGTCATGGACGGCTGCCGCACCACGCTGACGCGCTGCCACACCGAGCGCTGCGCCCGCGGGGGCTACGAGTTCCCCGAGGACGGGCCGACCGCCGAGGAGTGCACCGGCGACGAGTCCGGCGCCCGGCTCGCGGACCGGTCCGCGCCGGGCGGCGTGCCCGCCAGGGCCGGGGCGGGCATCCTTACGGCCACCGGGACGCAGGGCCCCGTGGACCGGCCGGCGCAGACGCCTCCGCCTGCCGTACCGCGGCCCGCCGACGGGGCGCAGGGCGCTCCGGCCGCCCCCGCGCGGGATTCCGGCGAGATGCTGGGCCGGCTCGACGCGCTGGTGGGCCTGGACAGCGTCAAACGCGAGGTGCGGGCGCTCACCGACATGATCGAGGTGGGCCGGCGGCGGCAGCAGGCGGGCCTGAAGGCCGCCTCGGTGCGCCGGCACCTGGTCTTCACCGGCTCCCCCGGCACCGGCAAGACCACGGTCGCCCGGCTGTACGGGGAGATCCTGGCGTCGCTCGGGGTGCTGGAGCGCGGGCACCTGGTCGAGGTGTCCCGGGTGGACCTGGTCGGCGAGCACATCGGCTCCACCGCGATCCGTACGCAGGAGGCGTTCGAGCGGGCGCGCGGCGGGGTGCTGTTCATCGACGAGGCGTACGCGCTGGCGCCGGAGGACTCGGGCCGGGACTTCGGGCGCGAGGCGATCGACACGCTGGTGAAGCTGATGGAGGACCACCGGGACGCGGTGGTGGTGATCGTCGCCGGGTACACGGCCGAGATGGAGCGCTTCCTGACGGTGAATCCGGGGGTGGCCTCGCGGTTCTCCCGGACCATCACGTTCGGCGACTACGGGCCCGGGGAACTGCTGCGGATCGTCGAGCAGCAGGCGGAGGAGCACGAGTACCGGCTCGGGGACGGTACGTCGCAGGCGCTGCTGACCTACTTCGCGGAGCTGCCCAAAGGCCCCGCCTTCGGCAACGGCCGTACGGCCCGCCAGACCTTCGAGTCGATGGTGGAGCGGCACGCGGGCCGGGTCGCGCAGCTCGCGGAGCCCAGCACGGACGAGCTCACCCTGCTGTTCCCGGCGGATCTGCCGGCGCTTCCGGTCCAGCCCGCTCCTTGCTGA
- a CDS encoding PLP-dependent cysteine synthase family protein translates to MSTTGTTRATGTTGTTATTVDVDRSDADYRAWLKEAVRKVQADANRSADTHLLRFPLPEAWGIDLYLKDESTHPTGSLKHRLARSLFLYGLCNGWIRPGRPVIEASSGSTAVSEAYFAKLIGVPFIAVMPRTTSPEKCRLIEFHGGECHFVDDPMKMYEESAELAARTGGHYMDQFTYAERATDWRGNNNIAESMYQQLRLERYPEPAWIVATAGTGGTSATIARYVHYMQHDTRICVPDPENSCFFDGWTDNDPDASSDCGSRIEGIGRPRMEPSFVPGAIDRMMKVPDAASIAACRALETAIGRKAGGSTGTGLWSALKIISEMVAEGRTGSVVTLLCDPGDRYLDKYYSDEWLAAQRLDIAPFAKTIDTLLTTGAWREPAA, encoded by the coding sequence ATGAGCACCACCGGCACCACCAGAGCCACCGGTACCACCGGTACGACGGCCACGACCGTCGACGTCGATCGCAGTGACGCCGACTACCGGGCCTGGCTGAAGGAGGCCGTCCGCAAGGTGCAGGCCGACGCCAACCGCTCCGCCGACACCCACCTGCTGCGCTTCCCGCTCCCCGAGGCGTGGGGCATCGACCTCTACCTCAAGGACGAGTCCACGCACCCGACGGGCTCCCTCAAGCACCGCCTCGCGCGCTCGCTGTTCCTCTACGGGCTCTGCAACGGCTGGATCCGCCCCGGCCGCCCGGTCATCGAGGCCTCCTCCGGCTCCACCGCCGTCTCCGAGGCGTACTTCGCCAAGCTGATCGGTGTCCCCTTCATCGCGGTCATGCCGCGCACCACCAGCCCGGAGAAGTGCCGCCTCATCGAATTCCACGGCGGAGAATGCCACTTCGTGGACGACCCGATGAAGATGTACGAGGAGTCGGCCGAGCTCGCCGCCCGGACGGGCGGCCACTACATGGACCAGTTCACGTACGCCGAGCGGGCCACCGACTGGCGCGGCAACAACAACATCGCCGAATCGATGTACCAGCAGCTGCGCCTGGAGCGGTACCCCGAGCCCGCCTGGATCGTGGCGACCGCCGGCACCGGCGGCACCTCGGCGACCATCGCGCGCTACGTGCACTACATGCAGCACGACACGCGCATCTGCGTCCCCGACCCGGAGAACTCCTGTTTCTTCGACGGATGGACCGACAACGACCCGGACGCGAGCAGCGACTGCGGATCGCGCATCGAGGGCATCGGCCGGCCCCGGATGGAGCCGAGCTTCGTGCCCGGGGCCATCGACCGGATGATGAAGGTCCCGGACGCGGCGAGCATCGCCGCCTGCCGCGCGCTGGAGACGGCCATAGGGCGCAAGGCGGGAGGCTCGACCGGTACCGGCCTGTGGAGCGCGCTGAAGATCATCTCGGAGATGGTGGCGGAGGGCCGCACGGGCAGTGTCGTCACCCTGCTGTGCGACCCGGGCGACCGGTACCTGGACAAGTACTACTCCGACGAGTGGCTGGCGGCGCAGCGGCTCGACATCGCCCCCTTCGCGAAGACCATCGACACGCTGCTGACGACCGGGGCCTGGCGCGAGCCCGCCGCCTGA
- a CDS encoding DUF6332 family protein, with protein MGRRTQADRDAITIEIGYAFVSASFAAVLAFGAVYGPALAFSLSPSTRRTLAVASGILAAAVFLLRITHVLLGFARRPENDGR; from the coding sequence ATGGGGCGACGTACGCAGGCGGACCGGGACGCGATCACCATCGAGATCGGCTACGCGTTCGTGAGTGCCTCTTTCGCGGCCGTTCTCGCCTTCGGCGCGGTGTACGGGCCCGCGCTCGCGTTCTCCCTCTCCCCGTCGACGCGCCGCACTCTGGCCGTGGCGAGCGGGATCCTGGCGGCGGCGGTGTTCCTGCTCCGGATCACCCACGTACTGCTCGGATTCGCCCGCCGCCCGGAGAACGACGGGCGCTGA
- a CDS encoding MOSC domain-containing protein, whose translation MSNLHVQALHIHPVKSVAGTAPDEVAVEPWGLSGDRRWALIDPEGAVVTQRRQPRLALATARPADGGRIAVTAPGMAELFVEVPEPGPLEPAMLFGKKVETVAAATTAADWFSAYLGEPVRLVHMDDPAVRRPVDPDYALPGEMVSLADGYPLLITTLASLDALNSLIAQGDHPEEGPLPMNRFRPNVVVSGGEAWAEDQWLRIAIGDALFRGVRECGRCVVTTTDQETAERGKEPLKTLARHRRIGRSLAFGRQLVPVRLGTVRVGDEVRVLQ comes from the coding sequence ATGTCGAACTTGCACGTGCAGGCGCTCCACATCCATCCCGTCAAATCGGTAGCGGGGACCGCTCCCGACGAGGTGGCCGTGGAGCCCTGGGGTCTTTCCGGGGACCGGCGTTGGGCGCTGATCGATCCCGAGGGCGCGGTCGTCACCCAGCGCCGCCAGCCGCGCCTCGCCCTGGCCACCGCCCGTCCGGCGGACGGCGGCCGGATCGCCGTGACGGCGCCGGGCATGGCGGAGCTGTTCGTGGAGGTGCCCGAGCCGGGTCCGCTGGAACCGGCGATGCTGTTCGGGAAGAAGGTCGAGACCGTGGCCGCGGCGACCACCGCGGCCGACTGGTTCAGCGCGTACCTCGGGGAGCCGGTACGGCTGGTGCACATGGATGATCCGGCGGTACGCCGTCCCGTGGATCCGGACTACGCCCTGCCGGGCGAGATGGTGAGCCTCGCCGACGGCTATCCGCTGCTGATCACCACACTCGCCTCGCTGGACGCGCTCAACTCGCTCATCGCGCAGGGCGATCACCCTGAGGAAGGCCCCTTGCCGATGAACCGTTTCCGCCCCAATGTGGTGGTTTCCGGAGGCGAGGCATGGGCCGAGGACCAATGGCTGCGCATCGCGATCGGCGACGCCCTCTTCCGCGGGGTGCGCGAGTGCGGCCGGTGTGTCGTCACCACCACCGACCAGGAGACGGCGGAACGGGGCAAGGAGCCGCTGAAGACCCTGGCCAGGCACCGCCGGATCGGCCGGTCGCTCGCGTTCGGGCGGCAGCTGGTGCCGGTGCGGCTGGGTACGGTGCGCGTCGGTGACGAGGTCCGGGTCCTTCAGTGA